The Thermomicrobiales bacterium DNA window AACCATGCCGGGTTGAAGCGATTCAGCTACATCATTGCCGCCTATGTCGCGGCCTGCGCCATTGGGTGCAGCTTGATCCTGGACCAGAGCACCCTGATCGACTGGATGGTGCTGCCGATCTTTCTCCTGTTGATCAACTCTGCCATCAACTGCTGGTCGATCCTGAAAGAGGTCGGCAATCTGCCCACCTGATACGGAATCGAGGTGATTGCTGAGCGTTGTTGCCCAGCGTTTCAACAGCGGGAGCGCGCGGAGTGACGATGGGCCGTTCCTGCGAGTCCCGTCAGATTCGGCTGGACAAGCTGCCGGCTTCTGACAAATCGAGCGCTCCCCCGTTTCATTGACGAATCAACCGAGCGCACGCATTCGAGGCAGCAGGAGCCAACCCGTGACCGAACGCACGATCACCAACGAAATCGCCGTCAATGACTTCCGCGACCAATTCCTCGCGATCTGGAACGAGATCTTCCAGCACACGACCGGGCCGCATTACCTGTTGGATGATGACAACTCGTTCTTCGACACGCTTGCGGACATCACCGCCGAGGAGGCGAACAGTCCCGTGTCGAACCAGTCGGCGAGCCTGGCCGCGCAGGTGCAGCACACCGCGTATTACGTGGAGGCGCTGCGCGAAGGGTTGGCCACCAACTTCACCGCCAAGGCCGATTGGGAGGGATCGTGGCAGATCGCACCAGTCGATGACACCCAATGGCAAGCATTGATCGGACGGCTGAACGACTCCTACGAATGGGTCGTGACCTTTGCACGTGAGACCCATGACTGGAACGCCGATCTCGTTGGCGGCGCGTTCGCGCTGGCCGCGCATAGCGCGTATCACCTGGGGGAAGTTCGTCAGGGAATCGGCGTCATCCGAAGCCGATAGCCGAAGCGCCCAGCCGCCGTTCGCGGCCGGAATCGTCTCGGGCTTCAGCTCTCCGATCCTGCCCCGACGGACTGCGGAACAGTGGCGGTCTCGAGAACGATCTCGGGGGCAATCTCGGGAATCTCGCCAATGATGGGCTCGTCTTCGATGGATGGCGCCGGTTCCGTGTCCCCATGCGGCCAATGGCGCGCGGTGCGGTTGACCCAGAGGACGACCGGGATGAGGCAGATGCCAAGCAGGATGGCGACTTCGAACGTCAGAGTGTTGCGTTTCGCATAGAGCACCCCGCCCACGATGGGACCGAACGACGACGCCAGACCACCGGCCATCTCCACGATGGCGAAACCGCGGGCACGGTGCCGGGCGGGAGCGTTCACCCCAAGCGACGCGTTGAGCATGGCCCAGGCGGAAAAGAAGCCGCCGCGCAGCAGATAGGCAAACAGGATGACCGGCAGGAGCGCGCTGGCGTGGAACAGCACGAGCGAGATCACGATCATCCCGAGCGAGATGGCAACCGCCAGGAAGGGCTCTTTCTGCAGCTTGCGTGTGCGTGCGACCGCCATGCCGAAGAGCGCCGAGCCAACCGCGCCGAGCGCCGAGAACGTGGCGATCGATGCCGGTTGGTACCCGCGCACGTCCTCCAGGAAGGTCGGAATAAAGGCGACGCCCAACGAGCAGGTGAAGACCACGCCCAGCAGCAGCAATGTGATGGTGCGGATGCGGTAATCGGCGATCGCTTCCCGGTAGCCGGATTGCTGCGAGAGATCGCGTTCCTTGTGTGAGACAGGTTCTTCGATCTTGCGCAGCCAGTAGAACGAGGCCGCGGTGAGCGCTGCGGCCAGCAGAAATGCGGCGCGCATACCCGCCACGGCCACCAGCGCGCCGGCAATGATCGGCCCGATCGCCAGCGCGACTGACGGACCGACCGTGAAGATGAGCGCGAAGGCGCGCATTCGCTGCTCGCCCGCTTCGGCAGCGACCAGGGTTTGCAGCAGCGGAAAGACGATCTCACCGATGGCGATGCCAATGATGAGCACAAGCAGCTGCTGCCAATGGGTCGCCAGCGCGGCCGCCACCAGGCCAACCAGGGCCGCTGCTCGAGCCACCATGATGGTGCGCCGATAGCCAAAACGGTTGGCGATATTGGCCGAAGGAAAGAGGACGAAGAGGCGCAGGATGCCATTGGCCCCAAGCAACAGACCGACGATGGCAATCGGCGCGCCGAGCTTCTCGATCCAGAGCGGCAGGATGCCGAGATACGCCCCGTAGGCGGACTCGATCAGGATGAGCGCCCAGAAGATGGGCACGACGGGTTGTGGAAGCCCAAGCTGCGGGCGTCGGAGGCGGAGCACGGTGAGTCCCTGACGATTGCCGGACGACTACCCGGCCAATCGGGAACTATACGGGGTTCTCGGTCTATTCAGTGCTGGAGATATCCAACCACCAGCGATACTCACGGTCCCCAACAACGGATCTTGCATCCAGGCTCCGTGCCACCGCCGCTTCCTCTCGTGGGGACGTCGTCGCCCTCGACATAGAAGTCGAGCACATACGCCAAGGGGCTTCCGCCATTCCCGATACTGTATGACGCGTTCTGTTCTTGGGGGAGCATGATGAAATCAAGACCACCATCGTCATCAGCTTCGAGGACTCGCTCACACTGCCGGCCCGCCTGCGGTCCGTCGATCGTTGTCAGAAAAAACCCTGGACGAGGCCAAAGCTCCGGCTCTTGTGGATTGGGCGTTGGGTTCTGATCGTCCCAAAACTGCAATTGCCGAAGGATTGCGATGACGGTCTGTCCACTGCTTGGGAAGTCGGGCAACGGCAGTTCGCCACATTTCCCTCGTTCCGGCAGTCCCAGACTTGGGTCCGGAGCATCCCAATCGAGAACCGCGACAACTGCTACCCGTGCCGCCGATGCACCGGCGCCCAAACCAATTTTTGCAATGGTGTCGAACAAGAAAATGCCGAGTCCCGATGTGACCTCATGCGATCGGGTGTCGTCATCTCGTACCGTCAGGCTGACTGATCCATCCCACACAATCCCAAGGTATCCCGCGCCAAGCCCCGCTGGCACGTCGTAGGTTTCGCCCTCGTCATCACATCCACTCCTGGTGAGATTCAGCTCCCAGGCCTGCAACCGATAGCGCGCGGCCGCTTCGATGATGAACGGAATCCGTGCTTCCAATACCAACGGATAATCGAAGAGAGACATGCGTGCTCCTCAGCCGGTTCGACCGCGGCTCGACTCAGAATGACCTGTACGTTGTGGGCTGGCGACAGCATATCATGGCGCGGCCGCGGGGCAAGAGCGAGACTCGTGAGGAGCGCTTGCGACCAGCTCGAGCAGCTCGGGAGGAGCAACGACGAGCCAGTTCGAGCGCATCTCTGTCTGACGGCCACGCTCCCAATGCCTCGCAAACTCGCGAGAACCGAGCAACGCCTCCAGGTTCGAACGCGCATGAGCGACACGAGGCGCCCAGTATGCTGGCGTGGGCGTATTCGTCACGGTCCGAAGATGATGCGCTGCACCCAGCGCTTCGGCGCCCTGTTGCGGGTCTCCGGATTTCGAGCAGACCATGGCCAGCACATCGAACGCATTCGCGATGAAGATTCGATCGCCGCGGATCCGTGAACCCGCAAGCGCTTCTTCCGCCAACAGCAATGCGAGCGCAAGATTGCCGCGTTCCAGTTCGACCACCGCCCGGCCAACCTGTGCGAAGCAGACTCCATCGAGCATATCGCTGCGAAGCGACTCTTCCTCAGCTTCCTCGAAGAGGTTCGCTGCCTCGTCGAACTTGCCCATGCTCTGCAAGACATACGCTCTGTACGCCTTGCCGAACGTCAGTCCGACATCGTCTTGTAGCCGTTCCTGTTCCGCGCGGACCTGATCCAGGTATGCCAGGGCATCGTCGAACTTGCCCATGTTGAGCGCCCACACCGCCAAATTGACCAGCGAGGACGCGATTCCCCGGGGAACGCCAAGCGACCGACAACGATCGAGCGCTTCGATCTGGTACGCATACTCTTCCTCGGACTGCCCTTGCATACCCGAGACCATACCAAGAACTGAAAGTGATTGGGCTATGCCGAGCGCATAGTCTTCGGATCGTGAAATCTGCAGCGCTTGACGGTAGAGCACCTCGGCTGCTGGTAACTCCCCCCGCTCTACGCAAAGATTGCCGAGCGCCAGGAGCGCACGAGCACGCAACCGCTGATCCACCTCCGAGGCGAGATTGAGCGCGCTCGCTAGCCGGCGCTGGCCTTCTTCCAGGAGTCCCCGCGTCGACCAGTAGTACCAGAGGTTGATCGAGAGATCGACCGCCGATGCGGCATGGCCCAAGTCGAGCGCTCCCTCCAGGGCGACCCGGAGATTTGCGATCTCTCTGTCCAGAATGCCGAGCCATCGCATCTGGTGCGGTCCGCCCTGAATGAATTGCGACGCTTCCGCGGAGAGATCGACAAAGAACTCGGCGTGCGCCACTCGCTTCGTATCCAGATCACCGCTCGCCGTCAACAGCTCCATTCCATACTCCTGGATCGTTTCGAGCATGGAGTAGCGCGGTTCGGCGTCGTCGGATTCGGAGAGGCGGACGAGGCTCTTGTCGCAGAGGGAGGCGAGGATTTCCATGGTGGCCACATCGTCCAGGCCGATGACCGCCTGGGCGCCGGCGAGGGACCAACCGCCCTGGAAAACGGAAAGGGTGCGGAAGGCGCTCTGCTCTTCGGGGCTCAGTAGCGCGTAGGACCACTCGATCGCGCCGCGCAGCGTCTGGTGGCGTTCGGGAAGGTCACGGCTGGTGGACGTGAGGAGCGTGAGCCGGGAGGAGAGCCGGGCGCGCAATGCCTCCGGGCTGAGCACGGCCACGCGCGCGGCGGCCAACTCGAGCGCCAATGGGATGCCATCGACGCGGCGGCAAATTTCGTAGACCGATTCCTGATTGGTCTCGGTCATTTCGAACGACGGGCGGATCTGCTGGGCTCGCTCGATGAACAGTTGCACGGCAGGACCGGCATCGTCGTTCTTCTCGATGGGAAGCGGCCCAATCTCGATCCGCTGCTCGCCCCGCAATTCGAGCGGCGCCCGGCTGGTGGCCAGCACGCGCAGCCGAGGCACGGTCGGCAGGAGTCCGGCAATGAACCGGGCGATGCCATCGACGATTTGCTCGCAGTTGTCGAGCACGAGGAGCATTTCCCGGTCGCCGATCGCTTCGATGAGCGCGCGCTGGGTATCGATCCCTGGTTCGACGCGCACACTGAGCACCGAGGCGACCGCGGTGGAGATCAACGCGGTGTCGCGAATGCCGGAAAGATCGACAAACCAGATGCCTCCCGGAAAGACGTCGATCAGTTGGGAAGCGGCATGCAGCGCCAGCCGGGTCTTCCCGATGCCGCCCGGACCAAGCAGCGTCACCAGCCGGGCAGGCGAATCGAGGAGCAGACGGCGGATCTCGGCCAACTCGGCCTCGCGGTCGAGACAGGTATTGAGCGCCACCGGCAGATTGTGGGCAACCGCATCGAGTGTCTCCAGCGGTGGAAACGCGTGCGGCAAGCCAGCAATCTCGAGTTGGTAGATGTGATGCGCGCCGGGGACATCGCGCAGGCGGCGCTCGCCCAGATCGCGCAGCCCGACCTGATCGATACCGGCCCGTTCGATCTGATCTGCCACCGAACGGCTGAGGAGTACCTGTCCACCGTGCCCGGCGCGCAAGAGCCGGGAGATGCGGTTGAGCACCAGGCCGGAGAAATCGCCGTCGTGTTCCACCACCTCGCCGTCCTGCAGCGCCATGCGCACGCGGATCGGCTGGACGAGCCCGAGGACCTGCCAATCGGTTGCGAAGAGTTCCTGCTGGGCGGCTATGGCCGCGCGAACGCCATCCAGCGGGTGGTCGAACACCGCGCATATAGCGTCGCCGATGGTCTTGAAGACGTGCCCATTCTGCGCCGCCACCGCTCGTTGCAGGATCGCATCATGGACTGCAAGCGCAGCGGGCATCGCAATCGGATGGCGCTCCCATTGCCGGTAGCTGCCTTCGATATCGGTGAAAAGAAAGGTGCGCCGAAGCGGCACTGGCCCGTCAGACGAGTGGGCGACCGTGGCGGTCTCGTTGACGTCGATGTCAGACCTCCAAATGCCTTGTGTTTTTCGGATTGTACACGTGGGTGAGCATCGGTCGTGACGCCTTCCTGCGGGAGTCGTGGGCAACGAGAGGCAAGCTCGAGCTTCCCGTTTCTGGCAGACTGGACCATGCGGGCAAGCGCGCGTGCCCGATAACAAAAGGAAGCGGCCGAAGCACTCCCTCGATCAGAATGCGGAACGTGGAATGAACCGATGAACGACTTCGACATCAAGACCGCTGCCGGAATATGGCTGGCGGGACTCGTGATTGGGGTGGCAATCGGGGTGATGTTCGATCATCTTCTGTTGGGAATCGTCATTGGGCTGGGGATGGGAGTGCTGTCGAGCGTGTTGCGGCAGAACCGCGCATAGGCTCGTTCCGTCTCACGGGTCGTACGCTGCCGCGTTCTACGCGCCTCTGCTTCCGACCAATGAATGGAGGACAAATGCGCATCACCCAATCCGCCATTTCCCTCAATGTTCCCAATGTGGAACGATCTGCAGAGTTTCTGGAGACGCTGTTCGGCTTTCGACGAGAGATGGAATCGACCGGCTTCATCTCGCTCACTCGTGATGATGCCGGCTTCAACATCATCTTCCTGGAAGTGGGTTTGCCGAGCTTCAAGCCGGCCACACACGCGGCGGCGGCCGGCATGGGCCTGTTGGTGGTGTTCGTCGTGGACGAGATCGACGCCGAGTGGGAGCGGCTACAGGGTCAGGACCTGATCTTCCCGACCACCATCCAGACCGAACCGTGGGGCGAGCGCTATTTCCAGGTGCTCGATCCAGGTGGCATCATCTATCAGCTCGTCCAGTGGGTGTGAACGACGGACACGCTGTCCGGAACATTTCTCCCGCCCCGCACGTTTCCCTCTCAGGACGCTCCCGGTATCATCCGGATACGTTCTTCGTGAAAAGGAGGATGCAATGCGACGAAACCTTCCGCTGCTGGCGCTGGCCCTGGTGCTCACGTTTTCCGGAGGACTCGGCGTCGTGGCGCAGAGCGATCCGGTCACTGAACTTGTCGATGGAAACACCGCATTCGCGCTCGATCTCTATGCGGCAATGAACAGCGACGACGGCAACCTGTTCATCTCGCCCTACAGCATCTCCCAGGCGCTGGCGATGACCTACGCCGGAGCCGAAGGAGCGACCGCCAAGCAAATGGCCGAGGTGCTCCACTTCACTCTGGGTCCGGATCGGGTGCCTGTTGCCTTTCAGACGCTGAACGACGATCTGGTGACCCGTGGAACGGGACCAGCCAATACCGACTATGGCTACCCGCCCCGATCGCTGCAGATCGCCAACGGGCTCTGGGGCGAGCAGACCTTCCCGTTTAGCTCGATCTTCAGCGACACCCTGGCCGAACACTACGGCGCGGGGTTGCAACCGGCGGACTTCCAGAACGATCCAGATGGCGTCCGGGAAGAGATCAACGATTGGGTGGCTCAGCACACCGAGGACAAGATTCAGAACATCGTGCCCGAGGGCGCGATCACCAGAGACTCCCGCATGGTGCTCGCGAACGCGATCTATTTCTACGGTGGATGGCTGGATACGTTCGACGTCAACCAAACCGCGAATGGCGACTTCCACCGTGCAGACGGCTCGACCACCAGTGTGCCCTTCATGCACCAGCAGGAGTTCTTCAGCTATGCCGCCGGTGAGGGATATCAGGTTATCCAGTTGCCCTATGCCGAGAGCCAATTCGCCTTTACCGTGATCCTGCCGGACGATGGACGGTTCGGCGAGGTGGAGGCGGACCTGAATCCGGAATCGCTCGCCGCCGCGCTGGCCAGCACCGGAAGCCGCGAACTCGTTCTCTCCATGCCGAAGTTCGAGTTCGACTACTCCACCAGCCTGGCAATCACGCTCCAGGCGATGGGCATGACCGACGCGTTCAATAGTAGTTTGGCTGATTTCTCCGGCATGCAGGAAGCGGGATCGACGGAACCGCTCTGGATCGGCGATGTGTTGCACAAGGCGTTCATCAGTGTCGACGAAGAGGGCACCGAGGCGGCCGCGGCGACCGCGGTGCTGATGGTCGGCGCGGCCGCGCCCACCGATCCGCCGTTGGAGGTCAACATCGATCGCCCGTTCATCTTCCTGATCCGCGACATGCAAACGGGCACGATCCTCTTCATCGGCCGGGTGATGGATCCAAGCGGAACGTAGTCCGCACGCGTCCCTCCGTCATCCCGACCGATGTGGAGAGCCTGCCCTGACCGCAGCCACCCCTCCGTCATCCCGACTGGAGCCCGCTGCCACCCCTCCGTCATCCCGACCGAAGTGGAGGGATCTCTTGTTCCCCGGTCACATGGCACCCTCTCGGAGAGCAGGTTTCAGCGCAACAAGAGATCCCTCGGCAAGCTCGGGATGACGGGATGGTTTGCGCGATGGCAGGGTGCATGTGCGGGACTACGGGGTAGTGGGTGGGGTGGCGGGACGGGGGCTGGGATGGCGGGATGGGTGCTCGGTGGGGGGGCTACCGCAGCGGGACCTCGAAGAACTGCAGGTTCCAGCCCGGGCGGGAGGTTTCTTCTTCGCCGATCCAGACAGCGCCCATCGCGCGGTAGAAGGGGGCTGCGTTCGGATCGGCATAGAAATCGAGCTTCTGCACGTTCAGCCATTTCGCGGTAGCGATGGCGTGATTCCACAAGAGCTTGCCGCGGCCGGCGCCAATGTAGGGAGCATCGACGAAGAGCTTGTCGAGATGCGCATGCTCGGCCGTGCCGGTGATGGTGTAGTAGCCGACAAGGGTCCCGTGCTCTTCCAGCGCGAAGCTGGCAAGCGCATTTTCCAGAAACTCAGGCGTAACGGCGATCGCTTCCGGTTCCCATTCGAGAAATTCCGGCTCGTACCCCCAATGCATCGTCGAGCGCTGGGTCAGCTCGTGCAAAGCCTGCGCCTCGTCGATGCGCACCGGCCGGATGATCTGGTGCTCGCTCACCACTTTCGCTTGCTGGCGTTGCGGAAGACCCGGAAGGCGGCGCCCACCTGGGCCGCTTTGCCAGCCGCCTGGATGACCGGCTTGACAGCTTCCTCGCTCATGAACTCGGTTGTCCCGCGCACGTTCTTGAGCGTTCTGGTGAGCTCGTCCATCGCCGGCAACGCTTTGTCGCGCAACTGGAGGGTCAGGAAGACGAAGGCAACTGTCGCCGCAGCCAGCAGGATGACGATTGCCGCCGAGAGGAAGACGATATAGATCACCGCGATGTTCATCAGCCGCTCGAGGGCGGATTGATCGTCGCCACCGAGGTAGTAGAGAAACGCGGTGAGCGCGATGAAGAGGAGCAGGATAACGGTGCCGCCAAGGATGAAGTAGAGGGTGGTGTTCTTCTGTTCCTCGGTCTGGCCCATGAGACGGGTTTCCAGATCGGGCTGCGCGTATGGATCGGTGATTGGCTCGAACCCGGGCGGAACCGGCTGCACCGATGGATTGCTGGAGGCAAAGATCGGGTCGTCGTCCCGATTGCCTCCCATATACGTGTCAGTCAATCCCGTCCCTCACCCTCTGGACTCTGGACCTGCGGCGTCAGCCGGCCGCCTTCGCCTCAGCGCCTTCCCAGGCGCGCTGGACCGTGGCAATCGTACCGCCGCCGAGCACTTCATCTCCATCATAAAAGACAACGGCCTGTCCCGGCGCGGCAATCGGCCGGTCGGTATCGAATTCGATGGTTGCCAATCGCTCGGCCTCGGACCCAAACGAGACGGTTGCCGGCATGGGCGTGCCTCGATAGCGTACCGATACCGTGACCTCCAGCGGCAATTCCGGCCAGGTTCCCTGGGTCAGGGAGACGCTCTCAGCCGTCACGCGCACGGCCTCCGCCTCGGTCCGGGAACCGACCACGAGCCGGTTTTCCGCCAGATCGAGCCGCAACGCATAGAGCGGTTCCGGGCGGGGCACGCCGATTCCCTTGCGCTGCCCGATGGTGTGATGCACCAGTCCCTTGTGCTGACCGATGGCGGTTCCGTCGGTGGTCACGATCTCGCCGGGACGGGTGACATCGGGGCGCCGCTTGGCCACGAAATCGGCATACGATCCCTTGCCGACGAAGCAGATCTCCTGGCTCTCCTCCTTCTCGGCGACGGGCAGGCCAAAGATGCGCGCCAACTGGCGAACCTCCGGCTTGATCAAGTTGCCGAGCGGGAAGGTGATGTAACCGAGCTGGTCCTGATCCATCGTGTAGAGAACGTAGCTCTGGTCCTTGCGCTGGTCGACAGCACGATACAGCCGGTGCGGCTGACCGTCGGTTCCGTGGACCACG harbors:
- a CDS encoding MFS transporter; this encodes MLRLRRPQLGLPQPVVPIFWALILIESAYGAYLGILPLWIEKLGAPIAIVGLLLGANGILRLFVLFPSANIANRFGYRRTIMVARAAALVGLVAAALATHWQQLLVLIIGIAIGEIVFPLLQTLVAAEAGEQRMRAFALIFTVGPSVALAIGPIIAGALVAVAGMRAAFLLAAALTAASFYWLRKIEEPVSHKERDLSQQSGYREAIADYRIRTITLLLLGVVFTCSLGVAFIPTFLEDVRGYQPASIATFSALGAVGSALFGMAVARTRKLQKEPFLAVAISLGMIVISLVLFHASALLPVILFAYLLRGGFFSAWAMLNASLGVNAPARHRARGFAIVEMAGGLASSFGPIVGGVLYAKRNTLTFEVAILLGICLIPVVLWVNRTARHWPHGDTEPAPSIEDEPIIGEIPEIAPEIVLETATVPQSVGAGSES
- a CDS encoding tetratricopeptide repeat protein; translation: MPLRRTFLFTDIEGSYRQWERHPIAMPAALAVHDAILQRAVAAQNGHVFKTIGDAICAVFDHPLDGVRAAIAAQQELFATDWQVLGLVQPIRVRMALQDGEVVEHDGDFSGLVLNRISRLLRAGHGGQVLLSRSVADQIERAGIDQVGLRDLGERRLRDVPGAHHIYQLEIAGLPHAFPPLETLDAVAHNLPVALNTCLDREAELAEIRRLLLDSPARLVTLLGPGGIGKTRLALHAASQLIDVFPGGIWFVDLSGIRDTALISTAVASVLSVRVEPGIDTQRALIEAIGDREMLLVLDNCEQIVDGIARFIAGLLPTVPRLRVLATSRAPLELRGEQRIEIGPLPIEKNDDAGPAVQLFIERAQQIRPSFEMTETNQESVYEICRRVDGIPLALELAAARVAVLSPEALRARLSSRLTLLTSTSRDLPERHQTLRGAIEWSYALLSPEEQSAFRTLSVFQGGWSLAGAQAVIGLDDVATMEILASLCDKSLVRLSESDDAEPRYSMLETIQEYGMELLTASGDLDTKRVAHAEFFVDLSAEASQFIQGGPHQMRWLGILDREIANLRVALEGALDLGHAASAVDLSINLWYYWSTRGLLEEGQRRLASALNLASEVDQRLRARALLALGNLCVERGELPAAEVLYRQALQISRSEDYALGIAQSLSVLGMVSGMQGQSEEEYAYQIEALDRCRSLGVPRGIASSLVNLAVWALNMGKFDDALAYLDQVRAEQERLQDDVGLTFGKAYRAYVLQSMGKFDEAANLFEEAEEESLRSDMLDGVCFAQVGRAVVELERGNLALALLLAEEALAGSRIRGDRIFIANAFDVLAMVCSKSGDPQQGAEALGAAHHLRTVTNTPTPAYWAPRVAHARSNLEALLGSREFARHWERGRQTEMRSNWLVVAPPELLELVASAPHESRSCPAAAP
- a CDS encoding VOC family protein is translated as MRITQSAISLNVPNVERSAEFLETLFGFRREMESTGFISLTRDDAGFNIIFLEVGLPSFKPATHAAAAGMGLLVVFVVDEIDAEWERLQGQDLIFPTTIQTEPWGERYFQVLDPGGIIYQLVQWV
- a CDS encoding serpin family protein, whose product is MRRNLPLLALALVLTFSGGLGVVAQSDPVTELVDGNTAFALDLYAAMNSDDGNLFISPYSISQALAMTYAGAEGATAKQMAEVLHFTLGPDRVPVAFQTLNDDLVTRGTGPANTDYGYPPRSLQIANGLWGEQTFPFSSIFSDTLAEHYGAGLQPADFQNDPDGVREEINDWVAQHTEDKIQNIVPEGAITRDSRMVLANAIYFYGGWLDTFDVNQTANGDFHRADGSTTSVPFMHQQEFFSYAAGEGYQVIQLPYAESQFAFTVILPDDGRFGEVEADLNPESLAAALASTGSRELVLSMPKFEFDYSTSLAITLQAMGMTDAFNSSLADFSGMQEAGSTEPLWIGDVLHKAFISVDEEGTEAAAATAVLMVGAAAPTDPPLEVNIDRPFIFLIRDMQTGTILFIGRVMDPSGT
- a CDS encoding GNAT family N-acetyltransferase, translating into MSEHQIIRPVRIDEAQALHELTQRSTMHWGYEPEFLEWEPEAIAVTPEFLENALASFALEEHGTLVGYYTITGTAEHAHLDKLFVDAPYIGAGRGKLLWNHAIATAKWLNVQKLDFYADPNAAPFYRAMGAVWIGEEETSRPGWNLQFFEVPLR
- the mnmA gene encoding tRNA 2-thiouridine(34) synthase MnmA encodes the protein MSGGVDSAVTALIMRERGYRVIGMNLRLFSPDDPEHSVNPCCGIPAMDDARATCALIGVPFYAINMETEFGQHVVDKFVDEYAHGRTPNPCLECNRHVKFRHLVQRARMLGADCLATGHYARVVHGTDGQPHRLYRAVDQRKDQSYVLYTMDQDQLGYITFPLGNLIKPEVRQLARIFGLPVAEKEESQEICFVGKGSYADFVAKRRPDVTRPGEIVTTDGTAIGQHKGLVHHTIGQRKGIGVPRPEPLYALRLDLAENRLVVGSRTEAEAVRVTAESVSLTQGTWPELPLEVTVSVRYRGTPMPATVSFGSEAERLATIEFDTDRPIAAPGQAVVFYDGDEVLGGGTIATVQRAWEGAEAKAAG